The following DNA comes from Metopolophium dirhodum isolate CAU chromosome 8, ASM1992520v1, whole genome shotgun sequence.
TGTTTATCCTTATTGGCAGCTAAAATAGAGACTCTTGGCCAGTCTAAGACTGTGATGTCTTTAACTTCAGTTGAGTAAATTGTACTGATTCTGTCAATAATATCCAAACTCCAACTAACTGGATGAATCCACGCTAATGAGTCTTGTTTTAAGCGCATTTGTAGTGTTAACTGATGATTAATGGCACGTAAGTGAGGTAACTGTTGGACTACCAGTTCTAATGTATTGTTAACAGTCAGGTTCCCAGAATCTTTTGCTTCAATTACCACTTCCCATTTTGATACATGATCTTCCAAAGGTCTATAcagtttaagtataaaaaaaatagtacataataaatttaaatatttttttagcaacATACAAAGCAAGTAAGATTTGTTTTTCAGCATCAAACTCGACCCATGATAATAGAGCTGGATCGGTATTCAAAAGGGCTAATTTTAAGTGTTTTGCATCTCCATCTTCAGCATCATAGAATATATTGTTGGGAATGGGATACCTGACATCataattaagatttaaaatatatgataagaCTTTTTGTATTAACTTCTTACTTTAATGGTTTGCCAGCAGTAATAGCAAGTTTAGGTaacttatgtttaattattggtGATGTGTTAGGATTTTCCCTATTTGTTGTGGTTATAGTAGTTGAAGTACTAACAGAATTCTCATTAATTAGATCTTTTATCTTGTCTGTCACAAGGTTAGGAGTTTCAGTAGATATATTATCATCTGGTATACTTGTTACATCATACGAATCACCCATACCTACAGAttcctacaaataaaattaattttaaagattgATTGACAATgatgtataaaaacaattgtatatgTAACATACAGATAATTCTTGGGTAGTAGGAGTGGAAGACTTTTGCTCGTAGAATGAAGGTGTTGGCTGAATGTTTTCAAAAGGTCCAATGGCTCCACTTAAATCAAGAGTTGGAGATAATTTCATATTCTACAattcaatatacataaaaaaaatgtaatttaaattcattaaaaagcaagtgtatttaaattatttacttgaaCAGGTGTCGAGTCAATAACGTCTTTTGGGATATTCAGTACAGATTCATCTCTACGGTGATGTCTATGATAATGGTTGATGTCATAACCATGAGGTATATATACTGGAGATGGTTCAATAATTGTTTGTCTAGTATCAGGAACAATTTCATCttcttcatcatcatcatcattatcagGTGGAGTATTAAGATTTCTGGTTAAACTATCATCATTGTCATCTAATTCAGCGGTGTTTTCCGAATTTGCGGCTTGTTTTGCACCTGTCATCATCAcctaaacaaatataatcaaatataatctCAATACCAttcaaatagaaataaatattacctgACGACGGCCTCGTAAAGGGTTTAATGAATTTACCAGTCTCCAACTAGTGACTGGTAACTGCAATACCTCAGACAATGTTCCATCAACTGTATTACTCTGCATTTGCCGTACATGATCAATATGTTCTTGTAAAATATCACCTCCACAGCCAACCTTAAAGCcattggtattatttttagtacattttgCTTATTATGCTGTAACATAAAACTGTATACTATAATTTCTTACCTCCCAAAGGACAAACGATGTATCATTAAATTGATGTTTTTTGTGGGATTGGCGTTCAGATGTTACTAAATAGTCAATTAACCAAGAAGATACACTTTCTTGAGGCACTAATAACACAGCATCCTAAGAAAATTGAATTAGTAACAATTAAACATTTGAACAAAGTTATTCTTACTTGAGGAAGACTCAAAAATCCTGCCAAATTTTTTAGTGCAATAAGTCTCTGTAAAGgttgtatacttttaaaattcatACCAATAACAAGGCATAGTAAAATAGAATCTTCAGTATTTTTACATCGTTTCTGTTAAAACATTTAAGTgtcatttaatatgtttattatttatggtaGAATGTATAGTATCATACTAACATTATTTCGAACATTTTTCCATTTCAGGGGCGCAACTCTGATATAAGCTACATCAGAAACCATTCGACGATTTTTGTCTCCGGCTCTTACCAACAAATGATCACGAACATCTTCAGGTCCAGGTATTCCTTCAAGCTCACCCTTACCTTGAACTAGCCAACTTGGAAGACCACCACCATCTTGACCCAAAAActaagcaaaaaaataataaaaatatttttaatataatagatattagtttctaatatattaatattataaattgtttattgcaataatttaaaataaaaaaaaagataattctTTGTAATTAAGTAGGAACTGGTAGGTAGttctataattttcaataacaaaCATGAAACTTAACTTCAAtaacaaattcatatttttttaataggtaaaatctggtacctacatattaggtaatattattatttattacaatttggttagttaaaatattctaaatacacTTCTTCctcgtatttaaatattaaaatgtttctgtggtaggtatgtaaatttttatattgattgataataattaagaagTTGAAATGTGACAACAAATAATCAAAAGCACTTCAATGCATAAAATctcccaaaatatattttaaaatagtatctTGTAATTAGTTTTGTATAGatgtcataaaataattcttcacattaatatataattgaatttgtCATGTGTTcttttaaacaaattgtatgcacatataaataaatacataatttagatTAAATGATAAAGCATAATTATTTCAGAATTAACGAATAAACAatgaattaacaattatttggtGTCATatgttatcaacatttaaacaaataataattttgtaagttTGTAAAGTGTAACCTGATgctttatagtatataacattataaaatcataaaaataagtatGATAACCTagattcaataatttttaattactgaGAATATTGTAAcaagcatataaaatattaaaataatttttttatagaatagacatgtataataatataagaaaatatatttgtgcTAATAAAACAGATCTAACAGGACACATAATTGATCTTGGTAgataatttagatatttgtccaattaaaaatttattgattaatgattagTACTAACGTTTGATAGTTAGACAAATTAAAATCTGTTGCATATTGTGACAGTGTTCTAGTAGAAAGTTGTTGGGCATAttgaaaaagataaaaaaaactgatattatttgagaacaattttaatttaattcatattataattatcaagtaATTGTAATATAGTTAACTATCTACATTTCAACAATATGGTTAGTTCATTTGTATAGGGTACTTAGaatataaagattatttttagtaaaatttgtCTATGAAACAATGATTTGTAATTTACCTAAATAAGAATTTTTGCTATCTAGcgtttaaatatactttttaatagcTTTCTAAATTGCAGGGATATCTAGAAAACAAAAGTTAGGTACGAACAAGTTCctaaatatattgtacctatacccaatatgaatttttttttcgaaagttTTGGGACATTTTAATAGTCcgagtaaaatcaatacaatatttatacagcTAAGTAAAACAGACTTACGTCGATGGGACTGGTGTTGTCGACGACTGAGTCATGAGGAATTTTGAAGTAAAATAACTTGCCAACAGTGGCCACGGGTTCCGGAATACTCCACCATTTATGCTTGACGTCGGCGGACTT
Coding sequences within:
- the LOC132950655 gene encoding dystroglycan 1: MKSLAAIVFLLCLASAHKSADVKHKWWSIPEPVATVGKLFYFKIPHDSVVDNTSPIDFLGQDGGGLPSWLVQGKGELEGIPGPEDVRDHLLVRAGDKNRRMVSDVAYIRVAPLKWKNVRNNKRCKNTEDSILLCLVIGMNFKSIQPLQRLIALKNLAGFLSLPQDAVLLVPQESVSSWLIDYLVTSERQSHKKHQFNDTSFVLWEVGCGGDILQEHIDHVRQMQSNTVDGTLSEVLQLPVTSWRLVNSLNPLRGRRQVMMTGAKQAANSENTAELDDNDDSLTRNLNTPPDNDDDDEEDEIVPDTRQTIIEPSPVYIPHGYDINHYHRHHRRDESVLNIPKDVIDSTPVQNMKLSPTLDLSGAIGPFENIQPTPSFYEQKSSTPTTQELSESVGMGDSYDVTSIPDDNISTETPNLVTDKIKDLINENSVSTSTTITTTNRENPNTSPIIKHKLPKLAITAGKPLKYPIPNNIFYDAEDGDAKHLKLALLNTDPALLSWVEFDAEKQILLALPLEDHVSKWEVVIEAKDSGNLTVNNTLELVVQQLPHLRAINHQLTLQMRLKQDSLAWIHPVSWSLDIIDRISTIYSTEVKDITVLDWPRVSILAANKDKHSIQFTWTNDTLPREVCPNGQITQILGILKPEKGGKMKSGKYFGSSVVLEDVSWQGLGNCASTSFISSQNYQPVLRNPVDLINATYGQLLSYVVPEDTFYDPEDGSSRRLKLSLMTIDRTQVPANSWLQFDTKNQEFYGIPLWGDKSFSEYQLICTDREGRSNHDSLVVSIRNTTKPLPSAEFDMIFKTPEFKEFNNSAKLKKIFVERVANLFRDKNTANIVILGVSSVNGMTMVTWYNKTLEIDRCDEEKVLQLRQILLNEDEKLSENVTKNMKPSFNVVGAHVTPSGMCEGGFTEFRPPKTPINVTPRDDNIMLLFDKSEQYFSTFIIPAIIILAMMLFAGLLACLLYRRRPSSKLRIGDDERQSFRSRGIPVIFQDELDERLEPTNKTPIIMREEKPPLPPPEYQRSPPMATTALLADTEDSPYQPPPPPFSNVGSNHRSKPSSTPSYRKPPPYVPP